Proteins encoded within one genomic window of bacterium:
- a CDS encoding ABC transporter ATP-binding protein produces the protein MAVVQINQLSKVYPDKKGEVVAVQNITFSVAEGEIVGLLGVNGAGKTTTLRVIATMLKPTSGTVTVAGFDVVNQPEQVRAQLGFMTSSTGLYPRLTGREVLKYFAKLHGMETPAIEQRLPELIHEFALSEFIDRKCDKLSTGQKQRVNIARTAMHRPRLLVLDEPTAGLDVLGARSIVDYVRNTKSSGRSVLFSTHRMEEAEALCDRIVVIHKGRLVADGTISDLRAHTGTSELQGLFLKLIGE, from the coding sequence ATGGCTGTAGTGCAAATCAATCAACTCTCGAAGGTCTACCCCGATAAAAAGGGGGAAGTCGTCGCTGTCCAGAACATCACCTTTTCGGTAGCTGAGGGGGAAATCGTCGGACTGCTGGGAGTCAACGGCGCCGGGAAAACAACCACCCTGCGGGTCATTGCGACAATGTTGAAACCGACGTCGGGAACGGTAACGGTTGCCGGCTTCGATGTGGTGAACCAACCGGAACAAGTGCGCGCGCAACTCGGTTTTATGACGAGTTCCACCGGTCTCTATCCGCGCTTAACCGGCCGCGAAGTGTTGAAGTATTTCGCGAAATTGCACGGAATGGAAACCCCGGCGATCGAACAGCGGCTACCGGAATTGATTCACGAATTTGCTCTGAGCGAATTTATCGACCGGAAATGCGACAAACTGTCGACCGGACAAAAGCAGCGGGTGAACATTGCGCGAACCGCTATGCACCGGCCCCGTTTACTAGTACTGGACGAACCAACCGCCGGGCTTGACGTACTTGGCGCTCGTTCCATCGTCGACTATGTGCGCAACACCAAATCGTCCGGACGCTCGGTCTTGTTCTCTACCCATCGAATGGAGGAAGCGGAAGCGTTGTGTGATCGTATTGTTGTCATCCACAAGGGTAGATTGGTCGCTGACGGTACGATTTCTGACTTACGCGCTCATACCGGCACATCGGAGTTGCAAGGTTTGTTCTTAAAGCTGATTGGGGAGTAG
- a CDS encoding GNAT family N-acetyltransferase, translating into MANIIDVNESNVCKHGFFCYMSKKKCPGYQKKLAWLHERFTEGMRIKLLELPERGFIEYIPGEQAWRGVHAEGYMFIHCLWVVGKSKGKGFSKQLLEHCIADARKEKLRGVAMISSEGNWLMSRKPLLSAGFQCVAEAPPAFSLMVLQFRKAELPRFSKAALQQTSPNQKGFTVYRTDQCPYIEDAANFVQEYASISNIPFYSTELKSSKEVQEQSPSPFGVFGIAYQGRLLSYHYLLPKDFESKLKSVERLK; encoded by the coding sequence ATGGCAAACATCATCGATGTAAACGAATCGAATGTTTGTAAACACGGTTTCTTTTGCTACATGAGCAAGAAAAAGTGTCCGGGCTATCAAAAGAAACTCGCATGGTTGCATGAACGGTTTACCGAAGGCATGCGCATAAAATTGTTGGAACTGCCTGAGCGCGGTTTTATCGAATACATCCCCGGTGAGCAAGCATGGCGCGGCGTTCATGCCGAAGGGTACATGTTTATCCATTGCTTGTGGGTTGTAGGGAAGAGTAAGGGAAAGGGATTTTCCAAGCAATTACTCGAACACTGTATTGCCGATGCGCGAAAAGAAAAACTGCGCGGCGTTGCGATGATTTCAAGCGAAGGCAATTGGTTGATGAGTCGCAAACCGCTGCTCAGTGCAGGATTTCAATGTGTTGCCGAAGCGCCGCCCGCGTTTTCACTCATGGTATTGCAGTTCCGGAAAGCTGAGTTGCCGAGATTTTCCAAGGCTGCACTCCAACAAACGTCTCCTAATCAGAAGGGATTTACGGTTTACCGCACCGACCAATGTCCTTACATCGAGGACGCTGCTAACTTCGTGCAGGAGTATGCTTCTATATCGAACATTCCCTTTTATTCTACCGAACTAAAGAGCAGTAAAGAAGTGCAGGAGCAGTCCCCATCCCCGTTTGGCGTTTTTGGCATCGCATACCAAGGACGACTCCTGAGCTACCATTACCTCCTTCCGAAAGACTTTGAGTCGAAGTTAAAAAGTGTCGAGCGACTTAAATAA